Proteins encoded by one window of Cinclus cinclus chromosome 14, bCinCin1.1, whole genome shotgun sequence:
- the TNIP1 gene encoding TNFAIP3-interacting protein 1 isoform X2: MEGRGPYHIYDPGGGSEENGSTALERLVEENARLKEKMQGIKSIGELLEESQVEASKLRQKAEDLVKDNKMLIGSSSLENLVEIGAVGPDPSFARAAPGSAQLDMEARKSPPSDVEQPLNEDANLLPQLQQLENTLSGCAKEASKEQVFVRMGYMASELKRLASKVHKNEQRTSFLQTLCETLHSENKELRTKLEHDLEQRNQALEKLRCENQELRRMVTLSSQDAGKREAAEQQQQSGAMVEKARGREELEAKEKKVKILEHQRRELLEVNKQWDQHFRSMKQKYEQKVTDLHQELAEARRAVTELESEREQKQRDFDRKLLLAKSRIETEEAKKERLAMEVRDLQQRMRFLQEQLAPVTRQREYQEKEIQRLNKALEEALNVQASPPPIFAMEPAGKLPQQELLTQNELLKQQVKIFEEDFQRERSDRERMNEEKEELKQQLEKLQKQLVLSNNQLRASKDDCQREKEEKEKLKKLLKQHKQASGERLHPEPGPGPLGPACPMYQYQYSPPMAHPMYHGYDEWQQIRYPPAMPGEHTQGQNFHHFPPPEYPWRPPCAMARSQNTQPVTGVKPVPKDLEQADPGLP; encoded by the exons ATGGAGGGGAGAGGACCCTATCATATCTATGACCCTGGTGGGGGGTCAGAGGAGAATGGATCCACGGCCTTGGAGCGGCTGGTGGAGGAGAACGCCCGGCTGAAGGAGAAGATGCAAGGGATCAAATCTATCG GAGAGCTTCTGGAGGAATCCCAGGTTGAGGCATCCAAGCTGCGGCAGAAGGCAGAGGACCTCGTGAAGGACAACAAAATGCTGATTGGGTCATCTTCCTTGGAGAACTTGGTGGAAATTGGAG CCGTCGGCCCTGATCCCAGCTTTGCACGGGCGGCCCCGGGCAGTGCCCAACTGGACATGGAGGCACGGAAATCACCTCCGAGT gatGTGGAGCAGCCACTGAACGAGGATGCCAacctgctgccccagctgcagcagctggagaacacGCTGAGTGGCTGTGCCAAGGAGGCCAGCAAGGAGCAGGTCTTTGTGCGCATGGGCTACATGGCCTCCGAGCTCAAGCGCTTGGCCTCCAAGGTGCACAAGAATGAGCAGAGAACGTCATTCCTGCAG ACGCTGTGTGAGACGCTGCACAGTGAGAACAAGGAGCTGCGCACCAAGCTGGAGCATGACCTGGAGCAGAGAAACCAGGCTCTGGAGAAGCTCAG GTGTGAGAACCAGGAGCTCCGGAGGATGGTGACGCTGAGCAGCCAGGACGCTGGGAAGAGGGAAGCTgcggagcagcagcagcag AGCGGGGCCATGGTGGAGAAGGCGCGAGGCAGAGAAGAGCTGGAAGCCAAGGAAAAGAAGGTGAAGATCCTGGAGCACCAGCGCAGGGAG tTGCTGGAGGTGAACAAACAATGGGATCAGCATTTCCGCTCCATGAAGCAGAAGTACGAGCAGAAG GTCACAGATCTACACCAGGAGCTGGCTGAGGCCCGCAGGGCAGTGACCGAGCTGGAGTCAGAGCGGGAGCAAAAGCAACGGGATTTTGACCGCAAGCTGCTCCTGGCCAAGTCCCGGATTGAAACAGAGGAGGCAA AGAAGGAGAGGCTGGCCATGGAGGTGAGGGACCTGCAGCAGAGGATGCggttcctgcaggagcagctggctcCAGTCACCAGGCAGCGGGAATACCAGGAAAAGGAGATCCAGAGGCTGAACAAG GCACTAGAAGAGGCCCTGAATGTCCAAGCCTCTCCACCACCCATCTTTGCCATGGAGCCAGCAgggaagctgccacagcaggagctgctgaccCAGAATGAGCTACTCAAGCAGCAG GTGAAAATTTTTGAGGAAGACTTCCAGCGGGAACGGAGTGACAGGGAGAGGATGaatgaggagaaggaagagctgaagcagcagctggaaaagctgcagaagcAGTTGGTCCTCTCCAACAACCAG ctGCGAGCCTCCAAAGACGACtgccagagggagaaggaggagaaggagaagctgaagaagctgctgaaacagCACAAACAG GCTTCTGGAGAGAGGCTGCACCCagagccagggccagggccGCTGGGCCCAGCCTGCCCCATGTACCAGTACCAGTACAGTCCCCCCATGGCTCACCCCATGTACCACGGCTACGACGAGTGGCAGCAGATCCGATACCCGCCAGCCATGCCGGGCGAGCACACGCAAGGACAGAACTTCCACCATTTTCCCCCG CCCGAGTACCCCTGGCGcccaccctgtgccatggcTCGCAGCCAGAACACCCAACCAGTGACTGGGGTGAAACCAGTCCCCAAGGACTTGG AACAGGCAGATCCCGGATTGCCGTAA
- the TNIP1 gene encoding TNFAIP3-interacting protein 1 isoform X1: MEGRGPYHIYDPGGGSEENGSTALERLVEENARLKEKMQGIKSIGELLEESQVEASKLRQKAEDLVKDNKMLIGSSSLENLVEIGAVGPDPSFARAAPGSAQLDMEARKSPPSDVEQPLNEDANLLPQLQQLENTLSGCAKEASKEQVFVRMGYMASELKRLASKVHKNEQRTSFLQTLCETLHSENKELRTKLEHDLEQRNQALEKLRCENQELRRMVTLSSQDAGKREAAEQQQQQSGAMVEKARGREELEAKEKKVKILEHQRRELLEVNKQWDQHFRSMKQKYEQKVTDLHQELAEARRAVTELESEREQKQRDFDRKLLLAKSRIETEEAKKERLAMEVRDLQQRMRFLQEQLAPVTRQREYQEKEIQRLNKALEEALNVQASPPPIFAMEPAGKLPQQELLTQNELLKQQVKIFEEDFQRERSDRERMNEEKEELKQQLEKLQKQLVLSNNQLRASKDDCQREKEEKEKLKKLLKQHKQASGERLHPEPGPGPLGPACPMYQYQYSPPMAHPMYHGYDEWQQIRYPPAMPGEHTQGQNFHHFPPPEYPWRPPCAMARSQNTQPVTGVKPVPKDLEQADPGLP; the protein is encoded by the exons ATGGAGGGGAGAGGACCCTATCATATCTATGACCCTGGTGGGGGGTCAGAGGAGAATGGATCCACGGCCTTGGAGCGGCTGGTGGAGGAGAACGCCCGGCTGAAGGAGAAGATGCAAGGGATCAAATCTATCG GAGAGCTTCTGGAGGAATCCCAGGTTGAGGCATCCAAGCTGCGGCAGAAGGCAGAGGACCTCGTGAAGGACAACAAAATGCTGATTGGGTCATCTTCCTTGGAGAACTTGGTGGAAATTGGAG CCGTCGGCCCTGATCCCAGCTTTGCACGGGCGGCCCCGGGCAGTGCCCAACTGGACATGGAGGCACGGAAATCACCTCCGAGT gatGTGGAGCAGCCACTGAACGAGGATGCCAacctgctgccccagctgcagcagctggagaacacGCTGAGTGGCTGTGCCAAGGAGGCCAGCAAGGAGCAGGTCTTTGTGCGCATGGGCTACATGGCCTCCGAGCTCAAGCGCTTGGCCTCCAAGGTGCACAAGAATGAGCAGAGAACGTCATTCCTGCAG ACGCTGTGTGAGACGCTGCACAGTGAGAACAAGGAGCTGCGCACCAAGCTGGAGCATGACCTGGAGCAGAGAAACCAGGCTCTGGAGAAGCTCAG GTGTGAGAACCAGGAGCTCCGGAGGATGGTGACGCTGAGCAGCCAGGACGCTGGGAAGAGGGAAGCTgcggagcagcagcagcag CAGAGCGGGGCCATGGTGGAGAAGGCGCGAGGCAGAGAAGAGCTGGAAGCCAAGGAAAAGAAGGTGAAGATCCTGGAGCACCAGCGCAGGGAG tTGCTGGAGGTGAACAAACAATGGGATCAGCATTTCCGCTCCATGAAGCAGAAGTACGAGCAGAAG GTCACAGATCTACACCAGGAGCTGGCTGAGGCCCGCAGGGCAGTGACCGAGCTGGAGTCAGAGCGGGAGCAAAAGCAACGGGATTTTGACCGCAAGCTGCTCCTGGCCAAGTCCCGGATTGAAACAGAGGAGGCAA AGAAGGAGAGGCTGGCCATGGAGGTGAGGGACCTGCAGCAGAGGATGCggttcctgcaggagcagctggctcCAGTCACCAGGCAGCGGGAATACCAGGAAAAGGAGATCCAGAGGCTGAACAAG GCACTAGAAGAGGCCCTGAATGTCCAAGCCTCTCCACCACCCATCTTTGCCATGGAGCCAGCAgggaagctgccacagcaggagctgctgaccCAGAATGAGCTACTCAAGCAGCAG GTGAAAATTTTTGAGGAAGACTTCCAGCGGGAACGGAGTGACAGGGAGAGGATGaatgaggagaaggaagagctgaagcagcagctggaaaagctgcagaagcAGTTGGTCCTCTCCAACAACCAG ctGCGAGCCTCCAAAGACGACtgccagagggagaaggaggagaaggagaagctgaagaagctgctgaaacagCACAAACAG GCTTCTGGAGAGAGGCTGCACCCagagccagggccagggccGCTGGGCCCAGCCTGCCCCATGTACCAGTACCAGTACAGTCCCCCCATGGCTCACCCCATGTACCACGGCTACGACGAGTGGCAGCAGATCCGATACCCGCCAGCCATGCCGGGCGAGCACACGCAAGGACAGAACTTCCACCATTTTCCCCCG CCCGAGTACCCCTGGCGcccaccctgtgccatggcTCGCAGCCAGAACACCCAACCAGTGACTGGGGTGAAACCAGTCCCCAAGGACTTGG AACAGGCAGATCCCGGATTGCCGTAA
- the TNIP1 gene encoding TNFAIP3-interacting protein 1 isoform X3 yields MEGRGPYHIYDPGGGSEENGSTALERLVEENARLKEKMQGIKSIGELLEESQVEASKLRQKAEDLVKDNKMLIGSSSLENLVEIGAVGPDPSFARAAPGSAQLDMEARKSPPSDVEQPLNEDANLLPQLQQLENTLSGCAKEASKEQVFVRMGYMASELKRLASKVHKNEQRTSFLQTLCETLHSENKELRTKLEHDLEQRNQALEKLRCENQELRRMVTLSSQDAGKREAAEQQQQLLEVNKQWDQHFRSMKQKYEQKVTDLHQELAEARRAVTELESEREQKQRDFDRKLLLAKSRIETEEAKKERLAMEVRDLQQRMRFLQEQLAPVTRQREYQEKEIQRLNKALEEALNVQASPPPIFAMEPAGKLPQQELLTQNELLKQQVKIFEEDFQRERSDRERMNEEKEELKQQLEKLQKQLVLSNNQLRASKDDCQREKEEKEKLKKLLKQHKQASGERLHPEPGPGPLGPACPMYQYQYSPPMAHPMYHGYDEWQQIRYPPAMPGEHTQGQNFHHFPPPEYPWRPPCAMARSQNTQPVTGVKPVPKDLEQADPGLP; encoded by the exons ATGGAGGGGAGAGGACCCTATCATATCTATGACCCTGGTGGGGGGTCAGAGGAGAATGGATCCACGGCCTTGGAGCGGCTGGTGGAGGAGAACGCCCGGCTGAAGGAGAAGATGCAAGGGATCAAATCTATCG GAGAGCTTCTGGAGGAATCCCAGGTTGAGGCATCCAAGCTGCGGCAGAAGGCAGAGGACCTCGTGAAGGACAACAAAATGCTGATTGGGTCATCTTCCTTGGAGAACTTGGTGGAAATTGGAG CCGTCGGCCCTGATCCCAGCTTTGCACGGGCGGCCCCGGGCAGTGCCCAACTGGACATGGAGGCACGGAAATCACCTCCGAGT gatGTGGAGCAGCCACTGAACGAGGATGCCAacctgctgccccagctgcagcagctggagaacacGCTGAGTGGCTGTGCCAAGGAGGCCAGCAAGGAGCAGGTCTTTGTGCGCATGGGCTACATGGCCTCCGAGCTCAAGCGCTTGGCCTCCAAGGTGCACAAGAATGAGCAGAGAACGTCATTCCTGCAG ACGCTGTGTGAGACGCTGCACAGTGAGAACAAGGAGCTGCGCACCAAGCTGGAGCATGACCTGGAGCAGAGAAACCAGGCTCTGGAGAAGCTCAG GTGTGAGAACCAGGAGCTCCGGAGGATGGTGACGCTGAGCAGCCAGGACGCTGGGAAGAGGGAAGCTgcggagcagcagcagcag tTGCTGGAGGTGAACAAACAATGGGATCAGCATTTCCGCTCCATGAAGCAGAAGTACGAGCAGAAG GTCACAGATCTACACCAGGAGCTGGCTGAGGCCCGCAGGGCAGTGACCGAGCTGGAGTCAGAGCGGGAGCAAAAGCAACGGGATTTTGACCGCAAGCTGCTCCTGGCCAAGTCCCGGATTGAAACAGAGGAGGCAA AGAAGGAGAGGCTGGCCATGGAGGTGAGGGACCTGCAGCAGAGGATGCggttcctgcaggagcagctggctcCAGTCACCAGGCAGCGGGAATACCAGGAAAAGGAGATCCAGAGGCTGAACAAG GCACTAGAAGAGGCCCTGAATGTCCAAGCCTCTCCACCACCCATCTTTGCCATGGAGCCAGCAgggaagctgccacagcaggagctgctgaccCAGAATGAGCTACTCAAGCAGCAG GTGAAAATTTTTGAGGAAGACTTCCAGCGGGAACGGAGTGACAGGGAGAGGATGaatgaggagaaggaagagctgaagcagcagctggaaaagctgcagaagcAGTTGGTCCTCTCCAACAACCAG ctGCGAGCCTCCAAAGACGACtgccagagggagaaggaggagaaggagaagctgaagaagctgctgaaacagCACAAACAG GCTTCTGGAGAGAGGCTGCACCCagagccagggccagggccGCTGGGCCCAGCCTGCCCCATGTACCAGTACCAGTACAGTCCCCCCATGGCTCACCCCATGTACCACGGCTACGACGAGTGGCAGCAGATCCGATACCCGCCAGCCATGCCGGGCGAGCACACGCAAGGACAGAACTTCCACCATTTTCCCCCG CCCGAGTACCCCTGGCGcccaccctgtgccatggcTCGCAGCCAGAACACCCAACCAGTGACTGGGGTGAAACCAGTCCCCAAGGACTTGG AACAGGCAGATCCCGGATTGCCGTAA